One genomic region from Patescibacteria group bacterium encodes:
- the ssb gene encoding single-stranded DNA-binding protein: protein MNYLNKAMVIGNITRDPEVRTTTQGTAVTTFTVATNLRWTNSAGERQDKTEYHNVVAWRRLAEICGQYLKKGSKVFIEGRLQTRSWDDAQGQKHWRTEIITDNMIMLDRAGANNSATNTNEPEETANPTDNEETTVNVEDIPF, encoded by the coding sequence ATGAACTACTTAAATAAAGCTATGGTCATAGGTAACATCACCCGTGATCCTGAAGTTAGAACCACTACTCAAGGCACCGCTGTTACCACTTTCACTGTAGCCACCAACTTACGCTGGACCAATTCAGCTGGCGAGAGACAAGACAAAACTGAATATCATAATGTGGTCGCTTGGCGTCGCCTAGCGGAAATCTGTGGGCAATATTTAAAAAAAGGTTCCAAAGTTTTTATTGAAGGACGACTGCAAACCCGTTCCTGGGATGACGCTCAAGGACAAAAGCATTGGCGCACCGAAATAATAACCGATAATATGATAATGCTGGATCGGGCTGGTGCTAACAACTCAGCAACCAATACTAACGAACCAGAAGAAACCGCCAATCCAACCGATAACGAAGAAACCACCGTCAATGTCGAAGATATACCATTTTAA
- the rpsR gene encoding 30S ribosomal protein S18 produces MIRKNNTLTKPRVCYFCVNGLNEVDYKDTRVMQKFLSGYAKILPRRRTGTCMKHQRKLVLAIKRARFMALLAFVSK; encoded by the coding sequence ATGATTAGAAAAAACAATACCCTAACTAAACCGCGCGTCTGCTACTTCTGCGTTAACGGACTTAATGAAGTAGATTATAAAGATACTCGGGTAATGCAAAAATTCTTGTCCGGTTATGCCAAAATTCTACCCCGACGTCGTACTGGTACTTGCATGAAACATCAAAGAAAATTAGTTCTAGCTATTAAACGAGCTCGTTTTATGGCTTTACTAGCTTTTGTTTCTAAATAA
- the efp gene encoding elongation factor P encodes MAVLPSLNSIRVGLSILVNEEPYLVLEASFMRTAQRKPVMRTKLRNLLNGKVLEQTFKPGDKVTEADMSRLKASFLYADDSGYHFMNQETFEQFDFSQEALADQAGYLIDGLEVNILNFNNQPVSVELPNKITIKVKETPPGVKGDTATGGSKQATLETGLIINVPLFIKNDEKIIVNTETGQYVERA; translated from the coding sequence ATGGCTGTTTTACCCTCGCTTAATTCCATCCGAGTCGGACTTAGTATTCTAGTCAACGAAGAGCCTTACTTAGTCTTAGAAGCTTCTTTTATGCGCACTGCTCAACGCAAACCAGTAATGCGCACCAAACTAAGAAATTTACTTAACGGTAAAGTATTAGAACAAACTTTTAAACCGGGTGACAAAGTAACCGAGGCCGACATGTCGCGCCTTAAAGCCAGCTTCCTGTACGCTGATGATTCCGGTTATCATTTTATGAATCAGGAAACTTTTGAACAATTTGATTTTTCTCAAGAAGCCTTAGCCGACCAAGCGGGCTATTTAATTGACGGCTTAGAAGTTAATATTCTTAATTTTAACAACCAGCCGGTCAGTGTGGAATTACCTAACAAAATTACCATTAAAGTTAAGGAAACTCCGCCCGGCGTTAAAGGCGACACAGCTACCGGTGGTAGTAAGCAAGCTACTTTAGAAACTGGTCTAATTATCAACGTACCTTTATTCATTAAGAATGACGAAAAAATTATAGTTAACACTGAAACCGGCCAGTACGTAGAAAGAGCTTAA
- the recA gene encoding recombinase RecA, with protein sequence MKTSNKKNITTTESTGRQKAAQLAIDQIKQRFGEGAIMKLGEAQSMSVDTIPTGCLSLDIALGGGLPRGRVIEVFGPEASGKTTLTLHAIAEVQKTGGLAAFVDAEHALDPSYAKKIGVNIDELLISQPDTGEQALDIVDTLVRSNGVDIIVVDSVAALTPKAEIEGDMGDHHMGLQARLMSQALRKLTAIISKSKTVVIFLNQTRMKIGVFFGNPETTTGGMALKFYSSVRIEIRRIGQIKQGDKMVGNRTRVKVVKNKVAPPFQGAEFDIMYNEGISLSGDLIDLGLTREVVKKNGNTFSYGETKLGVGREQAKQFLRDNPKIVKEIRTDVLKKVEEERMAEK encoded by the coding sequence ATGAAAACTAGTAATAAAAAAAATATAACTACTACTGAAAGTACTGGTCGGCAAAAAGCCGCTCAATTAGCCATTGATCAGATTAAACAAAGGTTTGGTGAAGGGGCAATTATGAAGTTAGGTGAAGCCCAATCTATGTCGGTTGATACTATACCGACTGGTTGTTTATCTTTGGATATTGCTTTAGGTGGCGGTTTGCCCCGAGGTCGGGTGATCGAAGTGTTTGGTCCGGAAGCTTCGGGTAAAACCACTTTGACCTTGCATGCTATTGCCGAAGTTCAAAAAACTGGTGGTTTGGCCGCTTTTGTGGATGCCGAACATGCTTTGGATCCTTCTTATGCTAAAAAAATTGGCGTTAATATAGACGAGCTGTTAATTTCTCAGCCAGATACTGGCGAGCAAGCTTTGGATATAGTTGATACTTTGGTTAGGTCTAATGGCGTGGATATAATTGTGGTAGATTCAGTGGCCGCCCTGACCCCCAAAGCGGAAATAGAAGGCGATATGGGCGACCATCATATGGGTTTGCAAGCTCGGTTAATGAGCCAAGCCTTACGTAAATTAACAGCCATTATTTCCAAATCAAAAACCGTGGTAATTTTCTTAAATCAAACTAGAATGAAAATTGGTGTATTTTTTGGCAATCCAGAAACTACTACCGGCGGTATGGCTTTAAAATTTTATTCGTCGGTTCGTATAGAGATAAGGCGTATTGGTCAAATAAAACAAGGTGACAAAATGGTGGGTAATCGCACCAGAGTTAAGGTAGTTAAGAATAAAGTTGCCCCGCCTTTTCAGGGAGCGGAATTTGATATTATGTATAATGAAGGAATTTCTTTGTCTGGGGATTTGATTGATTTAGGTTTAACTAGGGAAGTAGTTAAAAAGAATGGTAATACTTTTAGCTATGGTGAAACAAAATTAGGTGTCGGCCGCGAACAGGCTAAGCAGTTTTTACGAGACAATCCTAAAATAGTTAAGGAAATTAGGACCGATGTTTTAAAAAAAGTAGAAGAAGAAAGAATGGCGGAGAAGTAG
- a CDS encoding helix-turn-helix domain-containing protein: protein MARFSTHKLNNSDGQGSFLAKQRQSKGLSIEKASRDLGISGRYLQALEQGRWYDLPFGSYGKMFLKKYSQFLGLDQNSLDTETVLPVSLFVNQSKNFTSQRSSNISWHKSRLFLLFMAGAGILVYLLAGAWLAIVPPRFSLVEPVGDFTTSQPTVVVTGSTQAGTLIFINNQPLVVSEEGLFRAVVPLQPGLNNLLVEAQKSYGQRTGLTRRVMFKPDSTVGLPLQIF, encoded by the coding sequence ATGGCTCGTTTTAGTACTCATAAATTAAATAATAGTGATGGCCAAGGATCTTTTTTGGCTAAACAGCGCCAGTCTAAAGGCTTGTCCATAGAAAAGGCCAGTCGGGATTTGGGTATTAGTGGTCGTTATTTGCAAGCTTTAGAACAGGGCCGTTGGTATGATTTGCCTTTTGGTTCTTATGGTAAGATGTTTTTAAAAAAATATTCTCAGTTTTTAGGTTTAGATCAAAACAGTTTGGACACGGAAACGGTTTTGCCGGTTAGTCTTTTTGTTAATCAGTCAAAAAATTTTACCAGCCAACGTAGCTCAAATATTTCTTGGCACAAGAGCCGATTATTTTTGTTATTTATGGCTGGGGCGGGAATTTTGGTTTATTTATTGGCCGGTGCCTGGTTGGCTATTGTGCCACCCCGTTTTAGTTTAGTGGAACCGGTTGGTGATTTTACTACTAGCCAACCAACGGTGGTGGTTACAGGTTCGACTCAAGCTGGTACTTTAATATTTATAAATAATCAGCCTTTGGTGGTTAGTGAAGAGGGGTTATTTAGGGCGGTGGTACCCTTACAACCGGGTTTAAACAATTTGTTAGTAGAGGCCCAAAAAAGTTATGGCCAGCGTACTGGTTTAACTAGGCGAGTCATGTTTAAACCAGACAGTACGGTGGGTTTGCCTTTGCAGATATTTTAG
- a CDS encoding DNA translocase FtsK: protein MARVNNKNSTTKNNSGSVGLSAETKHGLVVVGLVALSIIFILSFLDLSGLVGQGLKRGLIFTFGWSAYLIPVILLMVGYALMQPGWRIQLRQVVGLFLFLSGLAGLTHSALENITWWQAVKEGVGGGYLGFIWLWALTPILGDWGAIVLLLTILVAGLLVLFDTSPISLFKRFKDTLASWQSALNQSVVNSSPINSKEDKAALWRETKPPKEEEPVSRIKEQILPTLDKVFKKRPVDNLLTTLEVTEPEVVKLPLPPRQIQIKTDLLEERKGKPTSGDIEANKEKIRRTLLNFGIEVEMGPINIGPTVTQYTLAPSQGVKLSHITTLSNDLALALAAHPIRIEAPIPGQSLVGIEMPNQTVALVGLRDIIESEAFKKRSSNLTFSLGRDVAGQAFVANLEKMPHLLIAGATGSGKSVCINTILLSLLYTNSPDELKLILVDPKRVELASYNDIPHLLTPVITDVNKTINSLKWVVGEMDRRYQVLSSSGKRNIQAFNQLGGELMPYIVVVIDELADLMAVAAQDVEAAIIRLAQMARAVGIHLIVATQRPSVDVITGLIKANITSRIAFAVASSTDSRTILDTSGAEKLLGRGDSLFISADLSKPKRIQAAFVGDGEIEKVTNFLKQAAKPDYNPEVVVKQYGRGVNSLIGGSQPDDDELLPEAQEIIIRAGKASASFLQRRLRVGYARAARLLDLLEEKGIIGPGDGAKPREVLVSQQDLMNDTAGLPEEADSSEVVDDEELLESEEEAGDDFEEK, encoded by the coding sequence ATGGCTCGGGTTAATAATAAAAATTCAACAACTAAAAATAATAGCGGATCAGTTGGTTTATCAGCCGAAACCAAGCATGGTTTGGTAGTGGTTGGCTTAGTAGCTTTGTCCATAATTTTTATTTTGTCTTTTTTGGATTTATCAGGCTTGGTCGGCCAAGGATTAAAAAGAGGATTAATTTTTACTTTTGGTTGGTCAGCTTATTTAATACCCGTTATTTTATTAATGGTTGGTTACGCTTTAATGCAACCTGGTTGGCGGATTCAATTAAGGCAAGTTGTGGGTTTATTTTTGTTTTTATCAGGTTTAGCCGGTTTGACTCATTCGGCTTTGGAGAATATTACTTGGTGGCAAGCTGTTAAAGAAGGTGTGGGTGGTGGTTATTTGGGTTTTATTTGGTTATGGGCTTTAACGCCGATTTTAGGTGATTGGGGCGCCATAGTTTTATTGTTGACTATTTTAGTAGCTGGCTTATTGGTTTTGTTTGATACTTCACCTATTAGTTTGTTTAAACGTTTTAAAGATACTTTAGCAAGTTGGCAGAGTGCCCTTAATCAATCAGTGGTTAATAGTTCCCCGATTAATTCCAAGGAGGATAAAGCAGCTTTATGGCGTGAAACTAAACCACCCAAAGAAGAGGAGCCGGTTAGCCGGATTAAAGAACAAATTTTACCAACTTTGGATAAAGTTTTTAAGAAACGTCCAGTAGATAATTTGCTGACTACTTTGGAAGTAACTGAGCCGGAGGTGGTTAAATTGCCTTTACCGCCTCGCCAAATACAAATTAAGACGGATTTATTAGAGGAGCGCAAAGGTAAACCTACTTCGGGGGATATTGAAGCAAATAAAGAGAAAATCCGTCGGACTTTACTTAACTTCGGTATTGAGGTGGAAATGGGGCCGATTAATATAGGTCCGACTGTGACGCAATATACTTTAGCTCCATCACAAGGTGTTAAACTTTCTCATATTACAACCTTAAGTAATGATTTGGCTTTGGCTTTGGCCGCTCACCCCATTAGAATAGAAGCGCCAATTCCCGGTCAGTCTTTAGTGGGTATAGAAATGCCCAATCAAACTGTGGCTTTGGTCGGCTTAAGGGATATTATAGAGTCAGAAGCTTTTAAAAAACGTTCATCTAATTTAACTTTTAGTTTGGGGCGAGACGTGGCCGGCCAAGCTTTTGTGGCTAATTTGGAAAAAATGCCTCACTTATTAATTGCTGGCGCCACTGGTTCTGGCAAATCAGTTTGTATTAATACTATTTTATTGTCCTTGCTTTACACTAATTCGCCAGATGAATTAAAACTTATTTTAGTTGATCCGAAAAGAGTGGAATTAGCTTCTTATAATGATATTCCTCATTTATTAACGCCGGTAATAACCGATGTTAATAAGACGATTAATTCCTTAAAGTGGGTAGTTGGGGAGATGGACAGACGTTATCAGGTTCTAAGCTCTTCTGGTAAGAGAAATATTCAGGCTTTTAATCAGTTGGGTGGCGAGTTAATGCCCTATATAGTTGTGGTGATAGATGAATTAGCTGATTTAATGGCGGTGGCGGCTCAAGATGTGGAAGCGGCCATTATTCGGTTGGCACAAATGGCTCGAGCCGTTGGTATACATTTAATCGTGGCAACTCAGCGACCATCGGTTGATGTAATTACTGGTTTAATTAAAGCTAATATAACTTCCAGGATAGCTTTTGCTGTGGCTTCCAGTACTGATTCCAGGACTATTTTAGATACCAGTGGCGCTGAAAAATTATTGGGTCGAGGCGATAGTTTATTTATTTCGGCTGATTTATCCAAACCTAAACGTATTCAAGCTGCTTTTGTTGGGGATGGGGAAATAGAAAAAGTAACCAATTTCTTAAAACAAGCTGCTAAACCAGATTATAATCCGGAAGTTGTAGTAAAGCAGTATGGTCGGGGAGTTAATTCTTTGATTGGAGGCAGTCAGCCAGATGATGATGAGTTGTTGCCTGAGGCGCAGGAGATAATTATTCGGGCTGGTAAGGCTTCAGCTTCTTTTTTGCAAAGACGTTTAAGAGTTGGTTATGCCCGGGCTGCTCGTTTATTGGATTTATTAGAAGAAAAAGGCATAATTGGACCAGGTGATGGGGCCAAACCTAGGGAGGTGTTGGTTAGTCAACAAGATTTAATGAACGACACAGCTGGTTTGCCTGAGGAAGCAGATTCGTCAGAAGTGGTAGATGATGAGGAGTTGCTTGAATCTGAAGAAGAAGCTGGTGATGACTTTGAAGAAAAATAA
- the rpoC gene encoding DNA-directed RNA polymerase subunit beta' yields MTSMFPEKEHLHANDFDSIRLRLASPDQILKWSFGEVTKPETINYRTQKPEKDGLFDERIFGPTKDWECYCGKYKRIRYRGIVCDKCGVEVTRAVVRRERFGHIKLASPVSHIWFLRGVPSKIGLSLGLSVQDLEKVIYFASFIVTKVDETKKQALLNQVTGEYKTKRKGLEAEYQKQTELAAQKYTGSQLEQERHSLETIKNEKLSKLEQAFETARREIKELKVLQIISENQYQDLSLKYGQVFEASIGAEAIHELLEKIDIKKGIAVLEEEVAQSVSTKQKKLIRRLKLLKSFQLVNIRPEWTVLDVLPVIPPDLRPMVQLDGGRFATSDLNDLYRRVINRNNRLKRLMDLNAPEVICRNEKRMLQEAVDALLDNSARHGKTVTASTGQRRMLKSIADILKGKQGRFRQNLLGKRIDYSGRSVIVVGPTLQLHQCGLPKRMALELFKPLVISKLIKRELVHNVRSANRFIEAGKGEIWDILEEIVKGSYVLLNRAPTLHRLGIQAFQPVLIEGKAIQVHPLVCPAFNADFDGDQMAVHVPLTEEAKWEAANIMLSSKNLLKPATGEPVATPSKDIVLGCYYMTNKTEVKADEKIKEYGSLGEAILAYQSDWLSLQKAIKVRLSDGQKMETCVGRILFNEILPESLRFCNEVVDKKVLNRLVSQALAEDGLDETAKLLDRLKVMGFEYLTKSGLSWGMSDLPEVKEREQIYNEAEMQIEEIYDQYQQGLLTDDERHIKVIEIWAQVKDRVTEFSRKALPNHGSVFSMIQSGARGSWGQITQMMGMKGLVTNPAGDTMELPVKGNFKEGFDVLEYFISTHGARKGLTDTALRTANAGYLTRRLVDVSHDIVVVEEDCGDKEGFNFTYNDSEDIGDSLGKRAAGRFLAKDVVVGQSKKVLLKKGSIVSQEDGKLIDESGVTEVLLRSPLSCKTRRGICQKCYGYDLGFNALVENGTAVGIIAAQSIGEPGTQLTMRTFHTGGVASAEDITQGLPRVEEVFEARPVKRAGLLAPADGKVEVYNQGRQKFIKMNYHDGGEEVINLALHEAPKILVKKGQAVTAGQEIVQAGDQMIKVQRAGKVKNITEEKVVINVSAETEQEFAVPGGLAVWVKNGELVVKGQQLTEGSLNLHELYSLRGKEAVQHYILKEIQYIYSSQGQKLNDKHIELIIRQMFSRMVIVETGSSDLLSGEVVTVAQFEEANEQIKIKGGHPVKAEYLLLGITKASLSTDSFLSAASFQETARVLIDAAVTGKIDRLRGLKENVIIGRLIPAGTGYGPKAELLATAMDKLQVQREANAIKEAAEAEAALQARIKEQEELDASLTLPISTDTVVEN; encoded by the coding sequence ATGACATCTATGTTTCCCGAAAAAGAACACTTACACGCCAACGATTTTGATTCCATTCGTTTGCGTTTGGCTTCTCCAGACCAGATTTTAAAATGGTCCTTTGGTGAAGTAACCAAACCTGAAACCATAAATTACCGCACACAAAAACCAGAGAAAGATGGTTTATTTGACGAAAGAATTTTTGGTCCGACCAAGGATTGGGAATGCTATTGTGGTAAATATAAACGTATTCGTTACCGTGGTATTGTTTGTGATAAATGCGGAGTGGAAGTTACTCGAGCGGTTGTTAGGCGAGAACGTTTTGGTCATATAAAATTGGCTAGCCCAGTTTCTCATATTTGGTTTTTACGGGGTGTACCTTCTAAAATTGGTTTGTCTTTGGGTTTATCGGTGCAAGATTTGGAAAAAGTTATTTATTTTGCTTCTTTTATAGTTACCAAAGTAGATGAAACTAAAAAGCAGGCTTTATTGAATCAGGTAACTGGTGAGTATAAGACTAAAAGGAAGGGCTTAGAAGCTGAGTACCAAAAGCAAACAGAATTAGCGGCCCAAAAATATACTGGCAGTCAATTAGAGCAGGAAAGGCATTCTTTGGAAACTATCAAAAACGAAAAATTAAGTAAGCTAGAACAAGCTTTTGAAACGGCTCGTCGAGAAATTAAAGAATTGAAGGTTTTACAAATAATTTCTGAGAATCAGTATCAAGATTTATCGTTAAAGTACGGCCAGGTTTTTGAAGCTTCTATTGGTGCTGAAGCAATTCATGAGTTATTGGAAAAGATAGACATAAAAAAAGGTATTGCTGTTTTGGAGGAGGAAGTTGCTCAGTCTGTGTCGACCAAACAAAAGAAGTTAATCCGTCGACTTAAGTTATTAAAAAGTTTTCAGTTGGTTAACATTCGTCCGGAATGGACAGTTTTGGACGTTTTGCCAGTTATTCCGCCGGACTTGCGGCCAATGGTTCAGTTGGATGGTGGCCGATTTGCCACTTCCGATTTGAATGATTTGTACAGACGAGTTATTAATCGTAATAACCGTTTGAAGCGTTTAATGGATTTAAATGCGCCGGAAGTAATTTGTCGTAATGAGAAGCGTATGTTGCAGGAAGCAGTTGATGCTTTGTTAGATAACAGCGCTCGTCATGGTAAGACCGTTACAGCTTCTACTGGTCAAAGACGCATGCTTAAATCCATCGCCGATATCTTAAAGGGTAAGCAAGGTCGTTTTAGACAGAATTTATTGGGTAAGCGTATTGATTATTCTGGCCGGAGTGTTATTGTGGTTGGTCCAACTTTACAATTACATCAGTGTGGTTTGCCTAAACGAATGGCTTTGGAATTATTTAAGCCCTTAGTTATTTCCAAATTGATTAAGCGCGAATTAGTTCATAATGTTCGGAGCGCCAATCGTTTTATTGAGGCGGGCAAGGGTGAAATTTGGGATATTTTGGAAGAAATAGTTAAAGGTTCTTATGTGTTATTGAATCGTGCACCGACCTTGCATCGTTTAGGTATTCAGGCTTTTCAGCCTGTTTTAATTGAAGGTAAAGCTATTCAAGTTCATCCTTTGGTTTGTCCGGCTTTTAACGCTGACTTTGATGGTGACCAAATGGCTGTTCATGTACCCTTGACTGAAGAAGCTAAGTGGGAGGCGGCCAATATTATGTTGTCGTCTAAAAATTTGCTTAAGCCGGCCACGGGTGAACCAGTAGCTACTCCGTCCAAAGATATAGTTTTGGGTTGTTATTATATGACCAACAAAACAGAAGTTAAAGCTGATGAAAAAATTAAAGAGTACGGTTCTTTGGGGGAAGCTATTTTAGCTTATCAATCTGATTGGTTATCTTTGCAAAAGGCCATTAAAGTTCGTTTGTCTGATGGGCAAAAGATGGAAACTTGTGTCGGTCGTATTTTATTCAATGAAATCCTACCAGAATCTTTGCGTTTTTGTAATGAAGTAGTGGATAAAAAAGTGTTGAATAGGTTAGTTTCTCAAGCTTTGGCTGAAGATGGTTTGGATGAGACAGCTAAATTATTGGATCGTCTTAAGGTTATGGGTTTTGAGTATTTAACCAAGTCCGGTTTGTCTTGGGGTATGTCGGATTTGCCCGAGGTTAAAGAACGGGAACAAATTTATAATGAAGCGGAAATGCAAATTGAAGAAATTTATGATCAGTATCAGCAAGGTTTGTTAACTGATGATGAACGTCATATTAAAGTGATAGAAATTTGGGCTCAAGTTAAAGATCGGGTAACGGAATTTTCCCGTAAGGCCTTGCCAAACCATGGTTCGGTTTTTTCTATGATTCAATCAGGAGCTCGCGGTTCTTGGGGGCAAATTACTCAAATGATGGGTATGAAAGGATTGGTAACTAACCCGGCCGGTGACACCATGGAATTGCCAGTCAAGGGTAATTTTAAAGAAGGATTTGATGTCTTGGAATATTTTATTTCTACTCACGGTGCCCGTAAGGGTTTAACTGATACTGCTTTAAGGACAGCTAATGCCGGTTATTTGACTAGGCGTTTAGTGGATGTGTCGCATGATATTGTAGTAGTGGAAGAAGATTGTGGGGATAAAGAAGGTTTTAATTTTACTTATAATGATAGTGAAGATATTGGCGATTCTTTAGGTAAAAGAGCTGCTGGTCGTTTTTTGGCCAAAGATGTAGTAGTTGGTCAGTCTAAAAAAGTTTTATTGAAAAAGGGTAGTATAGTTAGCCAAGAGGATGGTAAATTAATTGATGAATCTGGTGTAACCGAAGTTTTATTAAGGTCACCCTTGTCTTGTAAAACCAGACGCGGTATTTGCCAAAAATGTTATGGGTATGATTTAGGTTTTAATGCTTTGGTGGAAAATGGTACGGCTGTTGGTATCATAGCTGCTCAATCAATTGGTGAGCCGGGTACACAATTGACTATGCGCACTTTCCATACTGGCGGTGTGGCTTCAGCTGAAGATATAACTCAAGGTTTACCTCGAGTAGAAGAAGTTTTTGAAGCCCGGCCGGTTAAGAGAGCTGGTTTATTGGCTCCAGCTGACGGTAAGGTGGAAGTTTATAATCAAGGTCGGCAGAAATTTATTAAAATGAATTATCACGATGGTGGTGAAGAAGTTATTAATTTAGCTCTTCATGAAGCTCCCAAAATTCTTGTTAAGAAAGGCCAAGCTGTAACCGCTGGGCAAGAAATAGTACAGGCTGGTGATCAAATGATTAAAGTGCAACGGGCGGGTAAGGTAAAAAATATTACTGAAGAGAAAGTGGTTATAAATGTGTCAGCGGAAACAGAGCAGGAGTTTGCCGTACCAGGTGGTTTAGCAGTTTGGGTAAAAAATGGTGAATTGGTTGTAAAAGGGCAACAATTAACAGAGGGTAGTTTGAATTTACATGAACTTTATAGTTTACGAGGCAAAGAAGCTGTTCAACATTATATTTTGAAAGAAATTCAATATATTTATTCTTCGCAAGGTCAAAAATTAAACGATAAACATATTGAGTTAATTATTCGTCAAATGTTTTCTCGGATGGTTATTGTGGAAACCGGTAGCAGTGATTTGTTGTCTGGTGAAGTAGTAACGGTTGCTCAGTTTGAAGAAGCGAATGAGCAGATTAAAATTAAGGGAGGGCACCCAGTCAAAGCTGAGTATTTGTTATTGGGTATTACTAAAGCCTCTTTATCAACCGATAGTTTCTTGTCGGCCGCTTCTTTCCAAGAAACCGCTCGCGTTTTGATTGATGCCGCCGTGACTGGTAAAATTGATAGATTAAGAGGTCTTAAGGAAAATGTTATTATTGGTCGTTTAATTCCAGCTGGTACGGGTTATGGCCCTAAAGCCGAATTGTTAGCTACGGCCATGGATAAATTACAGGTACAAAGAGAAGCTAATGCTATTAAAGAAGCGGCTGAAGCGGAGGCGGCTTTACAAGCCAGAATTAAAGAACAAGAAGAATTAGACGCTAGTTTGACTTTGCCAATTTCTACGGATACGGTAGTAGAGAATTAG